The Prevotella melaninogenica genome window below encodes:
- the rpmF gene encoding 50S ribosomal protein L32 gives MAHPKRRQSKTRTLKRRTHDKAVAPTLALCPNCGAYYVYHTVCPTCGNYRGKVAVVKETAE, from the coding sequence ATGGCACATCCAAAAAGAAGACAGTCAAAGACTCGTACACTCAAGAGAAGAACTCATGATAAGGCAGTAGCTCCTACATTGGCTTTATGCCCTAACTGTGGTGCTTATTATGTTTATCACACAGTTTGCCCAACTTGTGGTAACTATCGTGGTAAGGTTGCTGTCGTAAAGGAAACAGCTGAGTAA
- a CDS encoding YceD family protein, giving the protein MDLETLKIDLKGLEEGVNHLEFDLDDAYFKAVDAPEVSQGRVHISLDIVRTGDDSFTLDFHEAGTVMVPCDICLDPVEQPIETTQRLEVKLGKENSEEDDLVTVAEDEGILDVAWYLYEFIALAIPIKHVHAPGKCNPAMVRALEEYSAARSGEEDEQAMDPRWEALLKLKK; this is encoded by the coding sequence ATGGACTTAGAAACCCTTAAAATAGATTTGAAGGGTCTGGAAGAAGGTGTAAATCACCTTGAGTTCGACCTGGATGACGCTTACTTTAAGGCAGTTGACGCTCCTGAAGTGAGTCAAGGACGTGTGCATATATCTCTTGATATTGTGCGCACAGGAGATGATTCCTTTACCCTTGATTTCCATGAGGCAGGTACGGTAATGGTACCGTGTGATATATGTCTCGACCCAGTAGAGCAGCCAATAGAGACAACACAACGTCTCGAAGTTAAGTTAGGAAAAGAAAACTCAGAAGAGGACGACCTTGTGACGGTGGCCGAGGACGAAGGAATACTCGATGTTGCATGGTACCTCTACGAATTCATAGCTCTCGCAATCCCTATCAAGCATGTGCATGCACCTGGAAAATGCAACCCTGCTATGGTACGAGCTCTTGAGGAGTATTCTGCCGCCCGAAGCGGTGAGGAAGATGAGCAGGCGATGGATCCGCGCTGGGAAGCTCTATTAAAATTGAAAAAATAA
- a CDS encoding sensor histidine kinase → MQWTDRIRQVKIFLVVAAILIAVASLLVSHSLTHDLSDQERSKMQVWAEAMKSLSAADENTDLSLVLKVLDENHTIPVVVLDNNGVVTEYRNIVIKARNTKDSVNYVTSLGQQLKASGQVIRISLSKNHNDYIDVCYDDSLMLKRIALYPYVQLGVVMLFVIVAIFALLTSKRAEQNKVWVGLSKETAHQLGTPISSLMAWTTILKETYPDDELLPEMDKDVKRLQLIADRFSKIGSVPEPVPSSLNDVLNHVVDYMDRRTSKKIEMKTELPADDIIINMNASLFEWVIENLCKNAVDAMGGKIGSITLRLEETDKRAIVEVSDTGKGIKKKDIRNVFRPGFTTKERGWGLGLSLAKRIVEEYHHGKIYVKSSEVGKGTTFRIELRKA, encoded by the coding sequence ATGCAGTGGACTGATAGAATTCGTCAGGTAAAGATATTTCTGGTGGTTGCAGCAATTCTTATTGCTGTGGCTTCCTTACTTGTTTCTCACTCTTTGACTCATGATTTGTCAGATCAGGAAAGGAGTAAAATGCAAGTATGGGCGGAAGCAATGAAATCGCTTAGTGCTGCGGATGAGAACACCGATCTTAGTCTTGTTTTGAAGGTGTTAGATGAGAATCACACTATACCTGTTGTTGTTTTGGATAATAACGGGGTTGTAACAGAATACCGTAATATTGTTATTAAAGCACGTAATACAAAGGATAGCGTTAATTACGTTACTTCTTTGGGTCAACAACTGAAAGCCTCAGGTCAGGTTATTCGTATCTCTTTGAGTAAGAATCATAATGATTATATAGATGTATGCTATGATGATTCATTGATGTTAAAGCGTATTGCGCTTTATCCCTATGTACAATTAGGTGTTGTTATGTTATTTGTTATTGTAGCTATTTTCGCCTTATTGACATCAAAGCGTGCAGAACAAAACAAAGTATGGGTTGGATTAAGTAAGGAAACGGCACACCAGTTAGGTACTCCTATCTCCTCGCTTATGGCATGGACAACAATTTTGAAGGAGACATATCCCGACGATGAACTTCTACCAGAAATGGATAAAGATGTGAAACGTTTACAGCTTATTGCTGATCGCTTCTCAAAGATTGGTTCCGTTCCAGAGCCAGTCCCATCCAGTCTTAATGATGTTCTCAATCATGTTGTCGATTATATGGACCGTCGTACATCAAAGAAGATAGAGATGAAGACGGAGTTGCCAGCTGATGATATAATCATTAATATGAATGCCTCACTCTTTGAGTGGGTAATTGAGAACCTCTGTAAGAATGCTGTTGATGCGATGGGAGGAAAGATAGGTAGTATTACACTTCGTTTAGAAGAGACAGACAAGCGCGCTATTGTAGAGGTGAGCGATACAGGAAAGGGCATTAAAAAGAAAGACATAAGAAACGTTTTTCGTCCAGGCTTTACTACTAAGGAACGAGGTTGGGGCTTAGGTTTGAGTCTTGCAAAGCGTATTGTTGAGGAATATCATCATGGTAAGATATATGTGAAAAGTTCGGAAGTAGGGAAGGGGACAACTTTTCGCATAGAACTTCGCAAAGCGTAA